Genomic DNA from Triticum dicoccoides isolate Atlit2015 ecotype Zavitan chromosome 4B, WEW_v2.0, whole genome shotgun sequence:
tgtgctatgcttaggattgggtcttgtccatcacatcattcttctaatgatgtgatcccgttatcaatgacatccaatgtccatggtcaggaaaccacaaccatatattgatcaacgagctagttcaactagaggcttactagggacatattacggtctatgtattcacacatgtattacggtttccggttaatacaattatagcatgaacaacagacaattatcatgaacaaggaaatataataatagccactttattattgcctctagggcatatttccaataggggtcgtgcaaccaaaatgagctcaaaatgtggaatccacggaaaatgctcgtgttgcacaactctatAGAGACGCTAGCGCAATCGCACAATAGGAggatacgagacttgtgcacaacctactaagcaaaaatgcaacgactactatcccaagtatgctatatgtatggtgttccggtggtatgatccaagatgatcgagtatgacaatcttaatgtagtatgatgctatggtcttgcttaaaagctctttgcttatctttctcttttgattaaaagcttgtttggctctttctcttttgagctcttttgatggccacttatgcaaaacttcacgaaccaagctagcaattgtgtatgcgatgacaacctcgTGTCACAAGATATGGTAGCAAGATACTGATACCATGATGATATGAGATATGCAATGGAAGGTGCAGATCGACTATCTCTCATGTGCACAAGtagcgttgccggcaatactcaaatggctagtctcgttaGGAAAGGTACGCAAAATGggctatggggttatcaatgcaatggcaaggagtaCACCAAGGTGTCGTCGAAGTTacgtccttgcttacggttgagGGTGTCAAATGGTTGAGCGGTTGTTGTCGATGAtgagtccgtggcgaagatgagcggcggtgatgtcgatatcgaaccgttcctagttagccaAAAAAACCTAGGAAACGATGaatccacaactcaaattctcaaaaccaaatGTGTCAAAATTTGTTGGGGTTGGTAGCGGTCAAGTGGTGGTAGGGTTTGGTGTATTGAATGTGTAGCGGGAGTGGGGTTGTCGTGGTGGAGCTGGGTATGCGATGGAGGAAATGGTGGTGAAGAAAACTGCAAAAAATGCAGTTTCGGCAGAGGTAGCCGGATGATTCGGGTCAAGGTCcgaatgatccgggcaggtcaactgcACGCGGGTGAGGCTCGGGAAAAACTCAAAAACGGTGACAAATTCGAGGATTTCGGGGATTTTTTATGGATTTCACGGTGAATATGGTGGGGGAAAGGttagatccacttgcaacacaacgAATTCAcatatcaaaatcaacaaaacttcatcataccaacaaatcacaaaaaaaattagggggctatttttgtggaGATTTTCGAAATTAGGACGAAATCaataaaattaggctagaaaacaaagagggagggctccaaaatcgtgatcaacgtggctcatgataccaagatgatgtagggtagaaccctagatgcccgatctttcacgattggagcggatcccacgaagaacacgaggtgaaaacacgaggggaaacacgagaggattccctcaaaccaacaagatttgattacacatgtgctagatccgcaTACatgaagagatacacgatccaaagtcaacaagggacgatacaagtagcaagttcttctccgtgaggaggtcttgaaggtcttcccgtgatggggtcttgaatccgcttggggatcttctccgtagaggttgTGATCTCCTAGGGAGAAggtaccaagtggatgagcaaagctctatcaccTAAATGAGCTaaccctttgctaaccctagaaaagtaGAGGAAGAGTCGTTTATATAGGctaagggggcgaaggggtacatgggcctcggcccaacacGCGCGCACAGGCGGGGGTCCAGATGATCCGGATGGGGAGCCGGGCGATACGGGCTTCAGGGACCCGAGTGATCCGGGAGATGGTCTGGATGGTCCGGGCATGGCGAGGAGAGTCCGGACGTCCCGGATGTCTGGAGGGGAGTCCGGATGTCCAactgggtccggatgatccgggactccgtccggatgatccggcttcgagGTGCATCTTCGGGTGCTCTCGGGTGGATTTGCCGGATCATCTGgaccggggtccggatcatccggccaggctGGGACTTGGCTGAATTCTTCTCCGTCTTCGCGCATGTCTTCCTCCTTTGGTtcgccttgctccttagcttctccatggctgccttcgatgtacctgagtatgcaaagaGTTTCCGTTTGAGATAGTAGCCATGTCACATGCGTCTCAAAGAGGAATtgggaggagtgatgtcacctcgattTCAAGAGCTCTCGCACATGCTCAAGTCATGGGTCCActtgcacttgatgagacgatgattGGTCCATGAGGATgagcttgggatgctccgcattagTGGATTTTGCTAGTGTCACAATATTGACATAATTGACACGTGTGAGACATATTTAATCCACGAGATGGCCAAATGAAAAAGATTGTTTAGAGTCGAACAAGATTCTCAAAATAGTTGTGCAAGGTAGGGGGAGAAAACACATAGATTGAAGGACAGTGGGAGGAAGGAAGCAAATTGTCATGTGATGGCCGAGAAGATGGAGGAGAGGAAGGCAGTAATGAAATGCATTTGTCTACAACATGACGAATATGAAGTATCATCCCATGTGGATAGTCAATAGCACACAACATTTCTCTTTCTAAAGAATTGTTAGCTTGTGGCAACGCATGGGCATTGAACTCAGATTCTTTTACTACTTCTGCACTTACCCATGGTTTGAGAAATTTAGTGTCATTAATTGCAATAAGGAATATCATATATCCATAAACATCAGATTTTTACCAGTAGAACATGATCATGATGAACCAGCGAAATTTTTTAAATGCCCGTggcacgcacgggcattctactagtgtaCCTAGGTTTGATGCCATTTTGTGGATATTCAAACATCCGGGCCAGTCCATGGACATTTGATGCATAGCGTGAGATGGCAAAGTGTCCAGACCTAGGGGTGTTTCAATGCACCGTGCTGGAGTTGCCCTAAAAGTTCAGATAGAACACCACATGCACAACTCAGCTTTGGTGAGCTGCAAAATTTATCCAGGTATGACGCCATATTGCTTCAAAGTGGGGACAAACTGCTCCATGCACGAAAATGAAGCAACAATAAATAACGGGCACATGCTATAATTACCAAATAAAACATGAATACTCGACAGAAAATTGGGCCAAAAGAATATCTGCTGTTAGCTTGATGGGGCCTGGCTACTTGTTGATGACGATTTGGCAACATAGATCTGCTTCATCCTACCAGTGCCATATTTCTTGTCGGAACCAGAGCTCCTCCCCGGATGTCCTGACCGACGTTGCCATTCATTCACAGTTCCAGCCCTTTGGGTAACCCTGGCCAGACGATCCTGATTATTATTAACTGGATGTTTGAACTGTTGATCCGATGGTAATGAAGACTGGTGTGGCTTGGGGGGCATCTTGGCAACTTGACCAGACTTGGGGTTGCTATTTGGGACTTCATTGCCGATCACACCTTTCCGGACAAATGAAGGCTCAGCAGTTCGAGCATCTGAACTGCTTGAGGCTGGCTGTTTAACATCCGATGACTGGGAGGCAGCTATACTTGGGAAACTCTTGTTGCTATCTGATGTTGAGGGCTCCTGGAACCGCTCATTTGTACTTGACTTGTCAATTACCACATTATCAACATACTGTGATGCCGCTGTACCATCTATTGGATGCCGTTGCAGTTGCACTGACAACGGGACAGAGTGCATAGGCACACGTGGCCAACAAGGTTGCACCTGTATTTTCGCAGATGACTGGAATAATAGTCACGAAGTTAGTTAAAATGCGAACAGAGAAAATTTTGTGGcacaaaaacaaaacagaaaattgTTTGTAACCAGGTTATTTAGTTCAATATACAATGATCATAGAAAATATACCTTGGGGGCTCTCCTAAAAAATACAATGATTTTATTTGGAACTGGCAATGGCAAGCAATTGTATGAACATAAATTAAAGCTGCCATAGAGAAAAGCACAAACAGATGCAATGCTTCCGAAGCAGAACAGCTACGATGTCCACATCATGAGCAAGGCCAACCTTCGGATCACCGCCGGGGCAAAGAAACTAGGGTCATTTGTTTTGTGGGGGGTCACTTGTAACAAACTCTATCCTCTATAGATGAGGCAAAATCTTATGCCTCCATTTCAAAGAGAGAAAAAACAGTGCATATCGTCAATAATAATGGGTCAACCCTACACCCCGGGCACATACTGGAAAAGGCTAACAAATCCGAGCTACTACCTAGATTCAAGAATATAAGGTGCATCAGTTTTCGTGCCAGTCAAACATATGTATGTTTGATCAAGATTATAGaagaaaatatcaacatctacaatacaaaaTAAGTAAAATATGAAATACTTTTCTTGATGGATCTAATGATACAAATATGGTTTTGTAGATACTGATACTTTTTTCTAAAAATTTGgtgaaatatgcaaatgtttgacttctgaaaaaactaatacaccttatattttggaaggGAGGGAGTATAGTAAATGCTGCCACAAAGTGCCTCCAACTGTTTCATGCATATGAGGTTATGCACATCACTGAGAGAGAGAGATTACTCTTTCTGATCCTATAACACAAACTAATCACCCTTCTGATAATGAAATGGATATCCAAACACATAAGCATGAACCAATTTGATTCTCTAAACATGTTATCTGAACCAACTATTGCATACCTGGAATGAAGCCATGTCAAACATTGTCAGCGGGGATGGGATTGGCATGATAGAAGTTGCACGTAGATGTGGCACTTGAGTAGGAAAACTGGGTGAGGTTACTTGACCAGGTAGCACATTTTGGTTGTTTGGATCACTCTGGCTGATGCCAACAGAAGGTCCTTGGTTTTGCTTCCAATCAGGCTGCTTGTCACCAGGAATGTAAGTGGCTCCCATAAAACCAAGCCCCATCTGACCAAATTGCCCAAGTGGGGCAAAGTGGTTGTAGACCACCATATGTGGAGGACCTTGCACGCCTGGGATTCCTCCAGGGCTAATGAAAGGACCAGCGAATCCAGTAGGGGGACGATAAAATGAATCCACCATAGATGGCCAAGCACCCAACTGTGCTGAAGGCAAAGCGTTGCTTCTTTGAGGCTGTTGACCCAAAGTGCCGGCAGATTCATCACTTGGCCCAAATGCAAAAGGATGTGCTCCTAACATTGTGTTCATCTCGAAGCAAGAGAAGTGAGACGGCTGTGCAATGGGGAACTGAGAAAGCGTTGGCCCTGGCACCTGTGGGCTTGgtaaagaaggccacagggacattGACGGAGTGTCAACTGACAGGTCTGCTGGAAGAGCAACCGTCAGTGGCTCCTCTCCAGATGATTGACCAGGTTGACCTGTTATTGCCCCTGCTTAAGTTTTATTAAGCTCTATAAATACAGGTGCATCTAAAAGGTAATTTTTAAATCAAATAATCAACAACCAGAAGATCATACCTCCGGCTGTTAACCGAGTGAGATCCTTACTGCTAAAGCTATTTTTGTCTGAAGCAGAAGCTTCAGTTCCAACTGCCTCATCAGTACAAATAGCTGCAACAGCCACAGCAGAAGCAGCTGCTTCAGCCTCAgcttgagcttcaacctcctctgaGTTTGGACATTGATCTTTAGTAGTAGCCTTCTCCTTATCGAACAAAACAGCAGCAGTACTGTTATCACCAGGCAAATTTCGGTCAATCTTCATTTCAGACCAAGATGAACCTGGAGCACCAAGCCCATTTGAAATTGTTCGGGTGATGGGAGCCAGTACGGTTGGCGAGGTAACTGCCCCTGAGCATTGTAATTGTTTCATCATCAATGAAGCTGCTGGAAGCATTGTACAATACTAATACAAACCATGATGTGCTTACCAAACTGAATCTTCTCCCCAGCCAAAAGAGAATTGATAGGGCTAGCAGATGATGTGTATGCCATGTCCATGGTTACTGTAGGAGATAGAGCATTATTGGACTCCAAAGGAAAGCCAGAACCTCCTTGTTCAAACTTTGCTGGTTTCATTGCTTCCTCAAGTTGAATTTGAGTTAATGGCATAACCTAGCATGGGCACAAGTTGTCAGAAGCTATACAAGCACAGAATTGTAAGACATTCAGAGTTAGAAATAACTCGTCTTTAAAAGATAAACGTGCCAATTGTTGCCTGAACACTCAGAAGTACATGTAAAACCACAATATTGGTTAAGAAAATCAATACTCCCGCCATTCTTAAATAGATGCCGCACTAGAACGCATGGCCAAACTTCCAATCACTTTTTTGAACACTAAAATATATACAGTTATTCAGATTTGTCGCAATGAAATCATATTAATGCAATATATTTCCGTACCACTAATTCATTATATCTCTTTATTCTAAAATTGACTACTGACGCAGTAATCTCATTAAGCCATGTCACTGCTAAATTCCATTCATAAACTAGTTAAGATTTCCTTTTTCAAAACTTGCTTAAGATTTCCTATTTACTGCACTTGTGCTTTGTGAGTGCGGTGCAAACAGTGAACTTAAAAGACATTGCAAAACAATTGGTTGGTTCGTGCACTGAAAGACTGCGTTGATCAGAACATACAAACCACTGCCACGTGCTCTAGGAAATAACAAGCATGGACATCCATTTATACGTATGAGTTCGCCACATCAGAGTGGATAAGTGCTTAGTAGTACATGTGCTATCTAAAGCATTGATCCTATTTTCCATTCTTTGGGTGCATCCAAAATTATAATTTTCTGGTTTCTTAGCGAAACAGTGAAGATTGTGATTATGATGTGAGTGATCATGATTTGATGTGAGCAGAAATAGTAGATTATAACCATTCTGTTTGTGCTACCGACATAAATTCACGCGCTAATATTTCTACAAAGATGCATTCACCATTTCTATGATTCAATAATCTGCTAGCTATTAGGGCACTGAAAGTTCTGATCATTTAGTAGTACTAAAAAAAAGTCATCCCATAACTATTACTAAAAATTATACATTATATATGTTTCAGTAATCGTCATACACACACTGTTCATTATAAGTTACTTTTGCTTTCGGAGTGTTAGAAGAGAGGTTCACCTTTGAGAAAAGACATTCAAACCATTTCGGAAACAAAATATCTTTGAACAATTAAAGGCATGATTGTACATACAGGGTTACTTGATTTTAAAATATATCAAAAGTATCAACTTACTATTCAAGCTGCAACACGTGGACATGACCGTAGTTTCTATTTTAATAGCGTATAATAACGAAAAGTAGAAGTTAGATTTCTATCTTGGAGATAACATCAATGTCCAAATATTAAGTACATGTATAGCATGGCCCACCCAGCACAAAGTTAGGATGAGTGCCCGATCCAAAATAACATGACTTCACTGACATGCAGAAATTTCGCAATGTAGGTTATTTTATTGTATAGTGCTAGCTCACTTCCCATCATTTATGAAGGGAAACTGTGAAACTATCTGCTTTGGATATAAAATGCTTTTGCCTGCAGAATATATAAGCAGCACAGGACTGTCCACATTAACTTGGCACACAGAAGATGAAGTCAGCAGAAACACAAAATGAAGGTCCCCCAAGGCACCCAAGGCACTTCGTACTGTTTTGAATAATGATCTGCACATAGGGACAAAAAAACCTTTCTAAAGCAATCTACCTGCTGGTTCGTTTGTGAACTATCCCAGTTGCCCATGTTAAATGGAGTGCCAATGGACGATGTTTTATTATTGCTTTCTGATAAGCATGCCACAAGCTTTGTTGCGGCACTAGAAGTTATCAAGTCGGAGGTTGCCTGGCTTCGGATAGGCCTGCAAAAGAGTTTTTGAACAAGGTTCTAAACAAGAATCCTAGTTAAATAGCATAAACATAACTAAGATACAATGGTACATACTTCTTTGCATGGTAATTTGTACGAGGTCCTGTGTTAGCTGAAGGTGGCCGCCCTATGGGTGTCATTGAAGCTGTATCACCCATGAATGAAGATGATGGTTCGGCGTGATCAAGGACCCTTCCTTCAACTGCAAGGACAGAACCCGAAGAAACTTTCTTCGCAGGTTCCCCACCCAAAGAAAGTGTCCCCTTATAAATACTTGAACTGCTAGAGCTGTGTAGAGACGTTTGATGCTGCTTGCGGGGAGCCTGGTTCAACAAACACGAAAGCATTAATTTTAGGAAGACAAATACATATAAGGCACCAATGTAAAGGATGATAACTTGGCACCTTTGCCATCCTTATTTTGGATCTATTTTCTTTCTCCCTCTGCTCTCTCCTGACACTCATGATCTGCTTCTTGGACCTGACTTCAATGAAACCATCTGCATCAACAGGCATTTCAACGCCTTGCTGCCTAACGATGCGTACAACTCCAGCATGTAACGAGGTATTAGCGTCTCCCTCGGGGATACCACCTGCTCTAGATTTCTTGTACCCACAATGAGACCTGTCATAAGATGGAGCCTTCTGTGCAATTCTCTCTGTTTTACTATAATAATGAGCAGATGTAGATGAAGAATCTGCTCCATTAATATCACTTGCATCATTTGTACCTTCCTTTCTGTTCACATTTCTCACCGGGATCTCCCTTGCCAATCCATTGGGAACCGGATTCTCATTCTGCTCATCGTGGCACTCAGAAGCTAGGGTTTCGTTCTTCTCAACATTTGTCCGCACTCTAAATTCAGTTCTTCTTATGTTCCTACGAGACCTTCTCTGGAATCCTCTGGAATCTTTATGAAAAGTTTCAACAGCTGAGCCTGTTGATCCCATATTAGATTCTTTAACAGCATAACCGTATCTCCTCCCACTTCCACCAGATACAGCGCCTGCCTTTAGGCCACTCAAGGCTTTCCCATATGAACCAACTTGAGAAGATTCTGTGTTATTGAAAGAAGATTTGTGATTCCGCTTTGAGGAGAGATCATTATTCCTCTGAGAATCACCTTTTGAAAGTCCGAAAGATGCATTTTTTTCAATTGAAGTTCTGTCTAATCGGCTGTGAAATTCATTTAAATCAGCCATCCGGTTGATTTCAGATTCATTGCGCTGATGCAAATTTGATTCTCTTGGGGTATTCTGATTTGCATTTGGATCCATCTCATTAGGTATACCACTCGAAGCATTCTGTTTCGATATATGTGGAGTTGGTGCGGGGGGCTGAACGGAGGGCACTGCCTGAGAATGTGGTCTTACATTCTGGGCAATAGGGCGGGCATGCTTCAACTGACCAAACTTGAATAAAGGAGCTGATGAAGGGAGCAGTTGAGCCAGGGATGGGTTAATCTGATTGTGGAGATGGATCGGCATCTGTATGGAGCCAATCTGAATGGCTCGAACCGGAGTTGGTATTAAAGATGACCCGGAAAACAAACCGACCTGCAGACTAACAGGAACTTCATTCTGGTAAGTTACTGCTGATGTTGATGAATCAATAGGGGGGGCAAAAGATGCCTGAGGTAACTTGGAACTTGGCACAGCTGTGCTACCGGATGGATCAACATTGGATTCATCGGTCAAGGCATTTGTTTGATCAAGAGCTAAGTCTTGAAGCATAACAAGGTCACAAGGATCAATTGAACCACAACTCAACTCTTGCTCCAAGACGCCCAAGTGTACACCAACTTCCAGTTCTGTGCTCTTCACAGAAGTTAATTCAAGCTCACTATTCGGGGGAATTTCAACCTGTACACCCTGATCAAATCCAAGTATAACTGGTTCCGTTTCTGCAGTTGTATTATGTTCATCTGCAAACTCATCATCCAAGTCAAGATGCACGTCTGTGAACTCATTAGCCAAGTCAAGAGTATCACCATCGCCATCATTGATTTCATCTTCTTGGTAGCTATTGCCTTCCTCATCATACACATCCTGTTTTTGCTTGGATTCATTGTGTTCACTTGGCCATTCATCATCATCCATGTGAGAAGTCGTGCTTGAGGTAGCGATTCTGCTTATGTTTGCTGCATCTAAAGTTGAAGCTGCTTGGTCATTATCAGATACCACAGTGCGATCACCATCAGCAGAAGTTGGCAGTGCAGGCGAATCACCAGACACATCCATCTCGTCATGGGAAACATGTGGAGGTGACCTAGGAGGGCTTGAAACAGAAAGAGAAGATTGTGAGCCCAAGACAGGGCTTGCCCTATCCCCATTTTGCTGCTCATTGACAACAATGCCTTCAGCAGGTGTCCCATGCTGGCGGGATACCTCTTGGTGTGCACTACCATATTGGCTGTGCATAGTCTGTTCATCATCTCTACTGGAACTCTCTCTCATTACATCATGAATGAAAGATGAATTGGCATGTTGAATAGAAGCACTAATTGCACTTCCATGCATTGAGGTCACAACAGGTGGTGGGGGTACACGTGGTTGCCGCATAGGGTAGCAGGATTTTGTAAAAGAGGAGAAATCATTAGCCTCGGAGTTCTGGAACATTCTCTCTCCTTGTTGAGCATTGGGGCTTCCGTAGGAACCACTAGGcagccaagtagcatctccaaacctATCACTGTTAAAAAAATGAGTGCCAAATTCAGACTGCTTAAAACAGTTATTCTCCCTCGGTGCATCCCACCTTGGAACTCTTCCTTGACTGTAATCTTCCAGTGCCCATGGTGAATCATTGATTTGGTCTCTCGAAGATGGCTCGACTAACGATGCCCGAAATCCATCATAAGAATCTTTTTTAGGGAAGCTTCCCCTCTTAGTACCCAAAGTGTCGCACCGTGGACTGTAATGTAGATTTTCTTGGTCTTCAAATGCAGCCCTTGCACTGTGGTACTCGTGTTCTCTATCAACCAAGCCTGAGTGCCCATCTCCCATAGTGTTGAGCGCCCTTGGAACTGTATCACTGTACCGGTTGAGACTGGAAGCCACCAATGACATGGAGGTATTGATGCGCTCACCCAGTCTGCTAATATCATGTCTTTCACCAGCATTATTGTACCGTGACACATCCCTATCTTTCAAGGCTCCAAGTGTTTGTTCATCATTGGCAGCTGAAGTAAGATTTCCATCACTCATGTTTGATTCGGCTCGCCGTCTAGCAATCCTTGCCTCCAATTCCAGGAGCTTTTGACGTGCGGCTTCTCTACGCCGCTCCTCCTCCATAGCAAACCTCGTCTTCTCTTCCTCCCTAGCAATTCTCTGCTCCTCAACTCTTCTGGCAGCTTCCAGCGTCTCTTGCTCGGCTTGCCAAACAGCCTGTCTTGCCTCTTCTTCCACCAACCGCcgcctttcctcctcctctcttatcAGCTTCTCCCTCTCCTCATCTTGTTTCCGAGCGATTTCTCTGACTCTGGCCTGTTCTTCCACTACCCGCTGTCTCTCTTGCTCTTGTACCCTCAAGATCCTATCGAGCTCAGCCTCAAATGACTCCCTTACTGGATCATGGAAATCTGATGGTTTGgttgtttcttttttcttctttattgaacTGAAACTAACAGCAGAAATGCTATCAAAACCGATATGCTCAACTAAAGGCCTTACAGGGACTCCAGCGAGCCACTTATCCCTGCCAAATTTTGTTCCCAGCTCATTAACTAAAGGTCCCTTATCAGCAAGATATGGCATCACCTTGGAAATGGGATTATTCTGGAAAGACTTCCCTCTGTACCAGTTATTAGAATTATCATTGTAACATTCACCTGCAGTTTCCCCAACATGTGCGCTTCCATGCAGTTCAGTCCCAATCTGTCCATAGGCTCGCACAGCAGGATCCTTACTAGTATTGCACAAATCCTTGGAGGCACCATTAGTAATGCCTTCATGGTAAAGTAATTGTCCGCTTCCTTTGCCTGCACTGTAAGGACGACCATCTGTCTTCTCCACATTGTGGCTTGGCATAGGAGATCGCCACAAACCATCTTGCCCGCCCTCTTTATTGGGAGCAATGGAATCTCTCCCCCAGGACTCATTTTTTAAGTGCTCCATTGTCGCGCCATAAAGGCCGCACCCTGGAACCATGGTCTCAATCCTACCAAATCCCCTCTCTTTACTGTCACGATCTGGCAGACTCAGCACTGTATCACGCTCATCATCAGCCCAATCAGCATCATACCTAAGCCGCACCAGTGGCAGCGGCCCCAAATCATGAGTTTGCACTTTCTCCACTGAACCATGGAGACCAGTACCTGTGACGCCACCAGAAGCCAAGGGCTCAGCACCACGCGAGGGCAT
This window encodes:
- the LOC119296192 gene encoding uncharacterized protein LOC119296192 isoform X3, yielding MSHPGKFVSVNLNRSYGQSAQSQSGGRPSRPAAPSAGGGGGMVVLSRGRGSSSMAKPQQPKLSVPPPLNLPSLRKEHERFEGATATAGGGVASTPPRSGGAVAGWTKPAPASENPLGSIPAPSGVSRPPSYGFQEKAVVLRGEDFPSLKAAVAPPPPPPVQHRQKDLYGAQAAMPETQLMSLGMRPHVMPSRGAEPLASGGVTGTGLHGSVEKVQTHDLGPLPLVRLRYDADWADDERDTVLSLPDRDSKERGFGRIETMVPGCGLYGATMEHLKNESWGRDSIAPNKEGGQDGLWRSPMPSHNVEKTDGRPYSAGKGSGQLLYHEGITNGASKDLCNTSKDPAVRAYGQIGTELHGSAHVGETAGECYNDNSNNWYRGKSFQNNPISKVMPYLADKGPLVNELGTKFGRDKWLAGVPVRPLVEHIGFDSISAVSFSSIKKKKETTKPSDFHDPVRESFEAELDRILRVQEQERQRVVEEQARVREIARKQDEEREKLIREEEERRRLVEEEARQAVWQAEQETLEAARRVEEQRIAREEEKTRFAMEEERRREAARQKLLELEARIARRRAESNMSDGNLTSAANDEQTLGALKDRDVSRYNNAGERHDISRLGERINTSMSLVASSLNRYSDTVPRALNTMGDGHSGLVDREHEYHSARAAFEDQENLHYSPRCDTLGTKRGSFPKKDSYDGFRASLVEPSSRDQINDSPWALEDYSQGRVPRWDAPRENNCFKQSEFGTHFFNSDRFGDATWLPSGSYGSPNAQQGERMFQNSEANDFSSFTKSCYPMRQPRVPPPPVVTSMHGSAISASIQHANSSFIHDVMRESSSRDDEQTMHSQYGSAHQEVSRQHGTPAEGIVVNEQQNGDRASPVLGSQSSLSVSSPPRSPPHVSHDEMDVSGDSPALPTSADGDRTVVSDNDQAASTLDAANISRIATSSTTSHMDDDEWPSEHNESKQKQDVYDEEGNSYQEDEINDGDGDTLDLANEFTDVHLDLDDEFADEHNTTAETEPVILGFDQGVQVEIPPNSELELTSVKSTELEVGVHLGVLEQELSCGSIDPCDLVMLQDLALDQTNALTDESNVDPSGSTAVPSSKLPQASFAPPIDSSTSAVTYQNEVPVSLQVGLFSGSSLIPTPVRAIQIGSIQMPIHLHNQINPSLAQLLPSSAPLFKFGQLKHARPIAQNVRPHSQAVPSVQPPAPTPHISKQNASSGIPNEMDPNANQNTPRESNLHQRNESEINRMADLNEFHSRLDRTSIEKNASFGLSKGDSQRNNDLSSKRNHKSSFNNTESSQVGSYGKALSGLKAGAVSGGSGRRYGYAVKESNMGSTGSAVETFHKDSRGFQRRSRRNIRRTEFRVRTNVEKNETLASECHDEQNENPVPNGLAREIPVRNVNRKEGTNDASDINGADSSSTSAHYYSKTERIAQKAPSYDRSHCGYKKSRAGGIPEGDANTSLHAGVVRIVRQQGVEMPVDADGFIEVRSKKQIMSVRREQREKENRSKIRMAKAPRKQHQTSLHSSSSSSIYKGTLSLGGEPAKKVSSGSVLAVEGRVLDHAEPSSSFMGDTASMTPIGRPPSANTGPRTNYHAKKPIRSQATSDLITSSAATKLVACLSESNNKTSSIGTPFNMGNWDSSQTNQQVMPLTQIQLEEAMKPAKFEQGGSGFPLESNNALSPTVTMDMAYTSSASPINSLLAGEKIQFVTSPTVLAPITRTISNGLGAPGSSWSEMKIDRNLPGDNSTAAVLFDKEKATTKDQCPNSEEVEAQAEAEAAASAVAVAAICTDEAVGTEASASDKNSFSSKDLTRLTAGAGAITGQPGQSSGEEPLTVALPADLSVDTPSMSLWPSLPSPQVPGPTLSQFPIAQPSHFSCFEMNTMLGAHPFAFGPSDESAGTLGQQPQRSNALPSAQLGAWPSMVDSFYRPPTGFAGPFISPGGIPGVQGPPHMVVYNHFAPLGQFGQMGLGFMGATYIPGDKQPDWKQNQGPSVGISQSDPNNQNVLPGQVTSPSFPTQVPHLRATSIMPIPSPLTMFDMASFQSSAKIQVQPCWPRVPMHSVPLSVQLQRHPIDGTAASQYVDNVVIDKSSTNERFQEPSTSDSNKSFPSIAASQSSDVKQPASSSSDARTAEPSFVRKGVIGNEVPNSNPKSGQVAKMPPKPHQSSLPSDQQFKHPVNNNQDRLARVTQRAGTVNEWQRRSGHPGRSSGSDKKYGTGRMKQIYVAKSSSTSSQAPSS